From the Paraflavitalea soli genome, the window CTGACGTTCTACCTTTGCCACTAACTTTTCCTGGGGTTCGCCCATGCGCTCTAATAGCTTGTCCACCACTGGAAGACTATCCATGGGTTTCTCGTCCTGAGACCAGCAGTCACTGATAAACGTTAGCAAGGTTATAGACAATAGTATAGCTTTCATACCATTTTTAAAGCATGATTAAATTGATTAAAATATCACTTGATCTATCAGTGATAGTTCAACAAATAAAATAAACAGTAATGGAATTGAAGAGGGTGGTACTTTTTCTCAGAAGTTGATTAGCGGGATTTTTGTTTTATAGAATAAGGTTAGGTCGATATCAATGTTCACGATAACGAATATACATTATTTAGATTGAAAAAAAATATTTCGATGATGGCACCAGCCCGCTAATTTCTCTGTGCTTCCTGTTTGAATTTAGTAACCAATTGTTTGAATTGCGTAATATTTATTTACGTCTTTGGTTTACTTTCGCAATAATTATAATACTTTAAATCTGAATCAATGATAGCTACAAAAGGATATGCGGCACAAAGCCCTACCACAGATCTTGCTCCCTGGAACTTTGAACGCCGGGAAGTGGGGCCTCATGACGTGCAGTTTGAAATACTTTTTTGTGGCGTGTGCCACTCAGATCTTCACCAGATCAAAAACGACTGGTTTCCTGGTATTTTCCCCATGGTACCGGGTCATGAAATTGTAGGCCGGGTAGTAAAGGTGGGCGACCATGTTAAGAAATTCAAAGTAGGTGACCTGGCTGGTACAGGCTGTATGGTGGATTCCTGCCAGGTATGTGAGAACTGTAAAAATGACCTGGAGCAATATTGCCTTGAAGGGAATACCCAAACCTATAACGGCCTGGAGCGCGACGGGAAAACGCCCACTTATGGCGGCTATTCAAATACCATCGTTGTGCGCGAAGAGTTTGTATTGCACCTATCCGACAAATTAGACCTGGCAGCAGTGGCGCCTTTGTTATGCGCCGGCATTACCACGTATTCCCCATTGCGTCACTGGAAGGTGGGCAAGGGCCATAAATTAGCAGTATTGGGGCTTGGCGGACTTGGGCATATGGGTGTAAAATTTGGGGTGGCCTTCGGTGCAGAAGTGACCGTACTGAGCACTTCTCCTAAAAAAGAGGCAGATGCAAAGAAACTGGGTGCCCACCATTTTGTGGTTACTACCGATCCTAAACAAGTGGAAGCGGCAAAAGGAACCTTTGATTTTATTCTTGATACTGTCTCAGCAGAACATGATTTCAATATGTACATGTCCCTGCTGAGAACAGACGGTACCCATATTTGTGTAGGCGTACCTCCCAAACCGGCCGAGATAGCAGCATTCAGCCTTATCGGAGGAAGAAAAAGCTTAGCAGGCTCCGGTATTGGGGGCATCAAAGAAACCCAGGAGATGCTTGATTACTGTGCAGCGAACAATATCGTTTCCGATATAGAAATGATCTCCATGAAAGATATCCATAAGGCATACGACCGGATGCTGAAGGGCGATGTTCGTTACAGGTTTGTTATAGACATGGCTACTTTATAATAATAATTTCTTTATAAAGAATTAGAAAATGTCCCCGGGTGAAAGCACCGTTCGGGGACATTTTTATTTAAATTTAGTACATGGAAAAGATCACACCCGGCGATACACGTTATGCTGACCTTGCAGGAAAAAGATTCAACAAACGCTTTACAGGCAAACCTGAATATATTCTCCTGCCAACCTCGACGCAGGAAGTAGTGGAAGCTGTACAGGAGGCGGTGACCAATAAACGACGCCCTGTGGTGCGCAGTGGCGGACATTGCCTGGAAGGTTTCGTATCGGACCCTGGCGCACAGGTACTGATCGATGTATCATTGATGACAGGTCTTTATTATGATGCTGAGCGGGGGGCATTTGCCGTAGAGGCCGGTGTAACAGTTGGTGAGATGTACCGCAGACTATTCCTCGGCTGGGGCGTAGTACTTCCTGCGGGAGAGCATCCAGGCATAGGCATGGGCGGCCATGTATTGGGTGGCGCTTTCGGATTTCTTTGCCGGGAATACGGCCTGGCAGCAGACTACTTGTATGGCGTAGAACTGGTGACAGTCGATGCTTCGGGCAAAGCCCATAGTGTGATCGCTACCCGGGAAGCAACCGATCCCAACAGGGAGCTTTGGTGGGCACATACCGGTGGCGGCGGTGGTAACTTTGGCATCGTAACCCGCTATTGGCTGCGTTCTCCGGATGTCACGGGCACCGATCCTTACATAGCCCTGCCCAAAGCGCCGGCATCCATTACCACTTTCCGCATTGCCTGGGATTGGAAAGATGTTGATGAAACATCTTTTTCCCGCCTTATGCAAAACTTTGGAATATGGGCACTGCAACACAGTGGGCCCGACTCTCCCTACACACCATTATTCAGCATACTTTTCCTGAATCACCGCAATATAGGCAGGCTGGAAATGAAAGGGCTTGCTACAGGGGCCAATGCGGCCCGGCTTATTGAAGAACACCTGGCAGCCATTGCAGGCCCCATTGGCTTGCCCTATACAAAACAGATCGAGGAAAGTTCCTGGCTGCGTTTTGCGCTCAATCCCTTTCCTGAATTATTTCAACCAGGCTTTGACAACGTACAGGCAAAAGTGAAGGATGCTTTCTTTCGCCGCCCCTTTATCGACAGCCAGGTAGCAACAGCCTATAAATACCTCACTGCCGATGCACCCATAGGCGGAGGATTGGGCATGGCTACTTATGGAGGGAAAGTGAATACTGTGACTCCGGATGCCACCGCATCACCACAACGGGATTCCATATTGGATGTGGCCTGCAATACGGGGTGGATCGATCCGAATGGTGCAGGGCCCAGCCTGGACTGGGTGCGTAATTTTTACAAAGATCTCTTTCCCGGTTCAGGCGGTGTACCCGTACCCAATGAACAAACCGACGGGTGCATGATCAACCATCCGGATACAGACCTTGCCGACCCCGCCTGGAATCAATCAGGCGTTCCCTGGCATACCCTTTACTACAAGGAGAATTATCCACGGCTGCAGCAAGTGAAAGCCCATTGGGACCCACTCAACATATTTCATCATGCCTTATCCATACAGGCGACTGATTAACGACAGAAAACTTACCACCTGCCAGGAGTAGCCTACTCTATTGAATATTTCTCTATATTTAGCCCGTATGGCAAACCTTACCATTATTTTCCGGGCAGCGCTGTTGGTGACAGGTATTTTATCTGGTATAGCAACCCTGGCTCAGCAACCAGCTATATTCCTGGCAGATCCAACCATCTTTAAAGACAAAGGGACATACTATTTGTATGGCACCGGCAGCAACCAGGGTTTCCTGATGTACAAATCTGCTGACTTGAAAACCTGGCGGCACCCCCAGGACAGCGCCCGGCAATTTGCCATGAAACGCGGCGAATCCTTTGGAACCAGCGGCTTTTGGGCGCCCCAGGTATTTGCCTGGAAGGACAGCTATTACATGGCTTACACAGCCAATGAACAGATAGCGATCGCCAAAGCCAGCAGTCCCGCAGGTCCATTCAAACAAGATACATTGGTTGCATTGAGTGGCACCGGCAAACAGATCGACCCGTTTGTCTTCTTTGATAATGACGGTAAGATATACCTCTATCATGTGAAACTACAAGCCGGCAACCGGATCTTTGTATCGGAAATGAAACCCGATCTGTCGGATGTGCTCCCCGGCACTGAAAAAGAATGTATATCAAGTACGGAGGGATGGGAGAATACGTCAGCATCCACCTGGCCGGTAGCTGAAGGCCCCACAGTACTAAAGCATAAAAAGGTATACTACCTTATCTATTCGGCCAATGATTTCCGCAACAAGGATTATGCAGTGGGGTACGCTACCTCCAATTCCCCAACAGGGCCCTGGAAGAAATATACCGGTAACCCGATCATCAGCCGGCATACCGTTGGACACAACGGACCTGGCCATGGCGATGTGTTTACGGATAAAAAAGGGCAGCTGTATTACGTTATTCATACCCATCATTCGGATGATCGCGTGTCCCCCCGTGCAACAGCGTTCCTGCGCTTACAATTTAAGACCACCAAAGATGGAGAAGATGTGCTGGAGGCAGAGGCAGCGTCATTTGAATGGATAAAGAACGATTAAAATCCCTAGACCACTTCCCCCTCCCTTTTACATACAGCACCGTCACTTAATATCGTCAATTCTTAAGTCAATCCACGAAATATCGTGACCAGTCGTGCCAGGCGAGGGTAATAACTCCTTATAAGTCAACACCCAAATGCATTGGTATGCTAATTGGATTATTGGCGGGTATAACGGATTCCATTCAACAAAAAGCAACACGCCATGGAAAACAAAAATATACCCGACATCCTGGATCGCCTGGCCGATATCCTGCAACAAAATGACAGTCTGCCATTAACTTACCTCGACAGCATGCAGGAAAGGGACCAGGTGACCGGTTCCACCTTGCCAGCCGGTCAATTACGGAGGAGAGAGGAAAAGCTGCCTGAGTTTCTCCAACAATTAGGTATCCGCAGTATGACCCTCCATGATCCGGCCAATATAGAAACATTGCTCTCAACAGCCTCCAACATGGCTGCACAAATTGGAGGCACGCCGCACCATTACTTTCACCACAGCTCCTTTGCCGGGTACTTCCAAACCATTTTCCAACAGGCCACTACCATTGGCTTTGCAGATTGGTCTCTTTTCGCAAATGCATCGGACTACTGGGATAAACTACTTACAGCAGTGATCAAACCACTTAAAACAAAAGAGCTGCAGTTTATCTTTTACCTCGGTAACATTTCCTCCCGCCCGGTGTTCATGGTCGATGAAATGCTCGATATAATGGGCGATTTTGCCCGGTATGGCCAGGTCACTTTTATCATGGACCAACAGGAAATGAAGAAGCTCTGGGAAGCACTGAATGGGGTCAA encodes:
- a CDS encoding FAD-dependent oxidoreductase, with the translated sequence MEKITPGDTRYADLAGKRFNKRFTGKPEYILLPTSTQEVVEAVQEAVTNKRRPVVRSGGHCLEGFVSDPGAQVLIDVSLMTGLYYDAERGAFAVEAGVTVGEMYRRLFLGWGVVLPAGEHPGIGMGGHVLGGAFGFLCREYGLAADYLYGVELVTVDASGKAHSVIATREATDPNRELWWAHTGGGGGNFGIVTRYWLRSPDVTGTDPYIALPKAPASITTFRIAWDWKDVDETSFSRLMQNFGIWALQHSGPDSPYTPLFSILFLNHRNIGRLEMKGLATGANAARLIEEHLAAIAGPIGLPYTKQIEESSWLRFALNPFPELFQPGFDNVQAKVKDAFFRRPFIDSQVATAYKYLTADAPIGGGLGMATYGGKVNTVTPDATASPQRDSILDVACNTGWIDPNGAGPSLDWVRNFYKDLFPGSGGVPVPNEQTDGCMINHPDTDLADPAWNQSGVPWHTLYYKENYPRLQQVKAHWDPLNIFHHALSIQATD
- a CDS encoding NAD(P)-dependent alcohol dehydrogenase, with amino-acid sequence MIATKGYAAQSPTTDLAPWNFERREVGPHDVQFEILFCGVCHSDLHQIKNDWFPGIFPMVPGHEIVGRVVKVGDHVKKFKVGDLAGTGCMVDSCQVCENCKNDLEQYCLEGNTQTYNGLERDGKTPTYGGYSNTIVVREEFVLHLSDKLDLAAVAPLLCAGITTYSPLRHWKVGKGHKLAVLGLGGLGHMGVKFGVAFGAEVTVLSTSPKKEADAKKLGAHHFVVTTDPKQVEAAKGTFDFILDTVSAEHDFNMYMSLLRTDGTHICVGVPPKPAEIAAFSLIGGRKSLAGSGIGGIKETQEMLDYCAANNIVSDIEMISMKDIHKAYDRMLKGDVRYRFVIDMATL
- a CDS encoding glycoside hydrolase family 43 protein, with the protein product MANLTIIFRAALLVTGILSGIATLAQQPAIFLADPTIFKDKGTYYLYGTGSNQGFLMYKSADLKTWRHPQDSARQFAMKRGESFGTSGFWAPQVFAWKDSYYMAYTANEQIAIAKASSPAGPFKQDTLVALSGTGKQIDPFVFFDNDGKIYLYHVKLQAGNRIFVSEMKPDLSDVLPGTEKECISSTEGWENTSASTWPVAEGPTVLKHKKVYYLIYSANDFRNKDYAVGYATSNSPTGPWKKYTGNPIISRHTVGHNGPGHGDVFTDKKGQLYYVIHTHHSDDRVSPRATAFLRLQFKTTKDGEDVLEAEAASFEWIKND